TTACCTCAAATCTTGAGGGATCAAACTTTTGAGGATCTGGAAATATTTCTGGGCTGTGGTGAATGTTTCTAAAGAGTGGTAACACTTTCCATCCTTTTGGTATAAGATACCCTGAACCATATTTTTCACAAGAAAAAAAAGTCAAAACTATTAACACAAAGCgaaaatataatatagtatatatTGGAATTGTGGTAATTTAAACTGACCTTCATATTCAACATCTTCCACTGCTTCTCTGAAGGTAAAAGATAAAATTGAAGCAACTCTAAGTGTCTCCTGAATCACCCTAGATGTTAATGGCATCTTCTTGGTATCTTCCCAACTCAGCTCTTGCTCCTCTTTACCTCTCATTATTGCCTCTTGTTCTTCCTGTAATGGAGAAACACATGCAACCAAGTCATTCATCGTGTTGAAAAGGAATTCATCTTTGTCGGGTATGGGGATGTGAGGGGAAGAGATTTTGATCTTACAGTGACAGCTTGAAGAACGCTAGGGTTTTCTCCAAGATACTTAATTATCCATGTTATTACGCTGGCGGTGGTGTCACGAGCGGCAAAGATTACACCAATCACGTTGTCGGCAATTTGTTCGTCGGTGAGGCCTTCTTTGTCCCTCATGAAAGACCCAAGCAAGTCATTGCAATCCACCTGCTTCGTTTGCCTCCTGGTCGATATGATTTTGGCTAGAATCTGGGCTATCTCTTTCCTTGCTTTCATTGATTTGTTGAAAAGCGTACCAGGGAGGTTAATGGGCATGGAGTTGTACCCTTTCTCAAGGATATAGTAACACATTTTCAGATCTTCTCTGTAAAGCACTTGATCATCCTTTCCGAATATCGATAGTAGAGCAACATTGAATGTGTACTGCAACCATCACATACAGATTGTAAATGTTAACGTAAAAAccagaaacaggggaagaaaaaaaaaacagaggaTGCGGCACAGCCCACAAGGAAAGCTTACGGTTTTCATTTCTTGGAAAGTGGTAATGAGACGGCCTTGCAATGAATGGAGGGAATGTTTGGCAATGGATTCGATGTTGGGGACGATGTTTTTGATGGAATCGGGCATGAAGGCACGGAGAACAAGCTTCCTCAACTTGGCATGGTAGGGTCCCTGGTTAAAGAAGATGGCCTGTTTGCCTAACATCCTCTCTTTACTTGCGGGGAATGTTGGCTTGAAGAGATGAGATTTGGTAACGAGCACGAATTTCGCAGCATCAGGGCTGGACATCATCACGCATGGACAACCTAGGATGTGGGTCTTGAATATGGAGCCATACCTGGAACAAAACAGAAGCAGACGCGGTCATTCTATATTTTTATGAGTATACTGTATAATCATAATTTACATGCAAAAGCAAGGGAAATAATAGCATTAGAGTCAGGACCTTTGCTGTTTGGAAGCAAAGAAGACATTAGGGTTCTGGGAGTAAAGGTGAAAGGTTTCACCGATGTAAGGCCAACCCATAGTTCCAGGAGGGAGAGGTAATTTGGGGCGATTGGGTTTGAAGAAATGAAGAAGAAGAGAATGGAAGAGAAAAATGAATAAGAATGGAGCAATGAAACAGAAGATGAAAGTAAATGCCATTGTAGTAAGAGTTGGTGGTGAAGTGGCTGATAAGTGGTGAAGGGAGGAAGTGAATGAGGGTGGGTATATATAGGCTCTCATAAACAAAACAAATGGCACAACAAGAGAAAGAGAGAGGAAAAGCAGGCCGTAGTTTGAAATACAGCTTGAATAAGGTTGAATTCCACACACGGAATCTCCCTCCAGGCCAGCTCATTATTGTTTTCGCTCATTAATACTATATGTATTTACTCAAACGACTCCAAGCTCAATACATTTGAATAAGAGAGGGAAGGCACgtgtccaaaaaaaaaaaaaacaaagagcgTGGGAGAGATGAGGGCTGGCTATAAAGCGAAACGAGGAAATGGCTTAGGCTTAGGCTTAGGCTTAGGCTTAGGATTGGGCATTAACGCACCGAAAAGAGGGAAATGCGAAACGTGAAAACGCCTTCCCTTAGTTACGCAACACAAAAAGACAGAAGAACACAACTCAAACTATCAACCTCTGTCCGTACTCCTTTTTGCCTTtccttttactacttattttctTCCCATTTTGCCTCTCGCCTTCACTACTCTCTGCATCACTTTCAAACTAATTgagtttcttcttccttccaCATTCCACTTATCACCTATCTTAACTTAAAGCAACGCCTATGACGTCGTTTTTCTCAACCTATAACTTTTTCTCCAACTCTCTTATTTATccgttataattttttaaaaaaaaattcatactgaaattatttttgaaaaaaacaaaCACCCGAGCAATAAATTACAACTTAAAAATGACTAGGTTTTAACCCTCACAACATTTGGTTCATGATTCTATTCTTAGAGATATAATTTTATGTGGATCAATTTAAGACATGTTTCACAAACTCATAAATTGGATTGGAGAAAGTTCAACGCTTTTGCCCCACCTTTCATTCAATAACCTTTAAaacctttttttatatataactaAATTTTTATCCCGCATGAGTCAATTGTAtctatcaattttaatatttgtatttaattattaattcttTATAACATTTTAATAATACTATGATTaatcaaataaaacaaaaataatataaatatttaattttaaagttatcagtataaattaaaaatataatataatatttaaaataaacttaaattaaCTATTAGTATtcatcaaaatgataaaaaaattaattttgaaagttattagtaTTCATCAACGCAATTAGTGCGGCTCAAACTCAGGCC
This window of the Gossypium arboreum isolate Shixiya-1 chromosome 12, ASM2569848v2, whole genome shotgun sequence genome carries:
- the LOC108478478 gene encoding abscisic acid 8'-hydroxylase CYP707A2, which encodes MRAYIYPPSFTSSLHHLSATSPPTLTTMAFTFIFCFIAPFLFIFLFHSLLLHFFKPNRPKLPLPPGTMGWPYIGETFHLYSQNPNVFFASKQQRYGSIFKTHILGCPCVMMSSPDAAKFVLVTKSHLFKPTFPASKERMLGKQAIFFNQGPYHAKLRKLVLRAFMPDSIKNIVPNIESIAKHSLHSLQGRLITTFQEMKTYTFNVALLSIFGKDDQVLYREDLKMCYYILEKGYNSMPINLPGTLFNKSMKARKEIAQILAKIISTRRQTKQVDCNDLLGSFMRDKEGLTDEQIADNVIGVIFAARDTTASVITWIIKYLGENPSVLQAVTEEQEAIMRGKEEQELSWEDTKKMPLTSRVIQETLRVASILSFTFREAVEDVEYEGYLIPKGWKVLPLFRNIHHSPEIFPDPQKFDPSRFEVAPKPNTFMPFGNGTHSCPGNELAKLEIMVLLHHLTTKYRWSMVGSNSGIQYGPFALPQNGLPIRLVRK